From Megalobrama amblycephala isolate DHTTF-2021 linkage group LG8, ASM1881202v1, whole genome shotgun sequence, the proteins below share one genomic window:
- the trim63a gene encoding E3 ubiquitin-protein ligase TRIM63a translates to MDIRTGQIVRAPSPMESLEKQLSCPICLDMFTKPVVILPCQHNLCRGCASDLYDSKNPYHYSGGIFRCPTCRFEVVLDRHGVYGLQRNLLVENIIDIYKQQLEKGGNTLEPPLKSKETKEPMCEVHKDEKINIYCITCQTPTCSMCKVFGDHKDCEVSTLKVVYEAQKSELKNSIDLLGASNSCLRAMLTQMEENCKAVEENSQAQKQKLGEKFDLLYAILEDRKSQLLEQIAQEQDEKVAVVRSLIQQYNEHLQASIKLMDKASQTIDNSNTAEFLIAAKQLITEAKDTSKNSHLQRPEPGFESMDHFTLFTEDVEAMLAKLDFGVGGDGDQENEEEEEEEEEE, encoded by the coding sequence ATGGACATCCGAACGGGTCAAATAGTCCGGGCTCCTAGTCCCATGGAGAGCCTGGAGAAACAGCTGAGCTGCCCCATCTGCCTGGACATGTTCACAAAGCCGGTTGTCATTCTACCATGCCAGCACAATCTGTGCCGCGGCTGCGCCAGTGACCTCTACGACTCCAAAAACCCCTACCACTACTCTGGAGGCATCTTCCGATGCCCTACCTGCCGCTTTGAGGTGGTTCTGGACCGCCACGGTGTCTATGGTCTACAGAGGAACCTTCTGGTGGAGAACATCATTGACATCTACAAGCAGCAGTTGGAGAAAGGAGGTAACACCCTTGAACCTCCTTTGAAATCCAAAGAAACAAAAGAGCCCATGTGCGAGGTTCACAAAGATGAAAAAATTAACATCTACTGCATAACCTGCCAGACACCTACCTGCTCCATGTGCAAGGTATTCGGTGATCACAAGGACTGTGAGGTTTCCACTCTAAAAGTTGTTTATGAAGCACAGAAGTCCGAACTTAAAAATTCAATCGACCTGCTAGGCGCCAGCAACAGCTGCCTACGGGCGATGTTAACGCAGATGGAGGAAAACTGCAAAGCGGTGGAAGAAAACAGCCAGGCGCAGAAGCAGAAGCTAGGGGAGAAGTTTGACCTACTCTATGCCATCCTAGAAGACCGCAAGAGCCAACTCCTAGAACAGATCGCTCAAGAACAGGACGAGAAGGTGGCTGTGGTGCGATCTCTAATCCAGCAGTACAACGAACACCTGCAGGCCAGCATCAAGCTGATGGATAAAGCCTCCCAGACAATAGACAACTCCAACACGGCAGAGTTCCTCATCGCTGCCAAGCAGCTCATCACCGAAGCCAAGGATACATCCAAGAATTCACATCTTCAGAGGCCAGAGCCCGGCTTTGAGAGCATGGACCACTTCACGCTCTTCACTGAAGACGTAGAGGCCATGCTTGCCAAACTGGACTTTGGAGTCGGTGGCGATGGCGATCAGGAAAAcgaagaggaagaagaagaggaagaggaggaataa